tttatcataaataattatactcataaattatcatcaagtatcatgatctttactttcttctttacttactctcttacttgtttacttacttgcttacttaaagaactcatgattttaacttactcctcccttgttgaaattttttttcttaactgataactgagatattcttaacccttataactcacttgaatctatttattatgcttttacctgaactttcatgtaacatagtctatttactagcctgTTGAACCACTTGAATActatctgataataacatgccaaagccatgtcccagacatggtcttacatgggatgtttcctgtactgcaaatgccatatcccagatatggtcttacatgagagttcttatatcggtgcccatgtcatgtcccagacatggtatTACATGGCATCTCATccccctaatgtcatgacatttgtatccgatacattcctaatgtttcaacgggactttttaacactgattctctatcatctcatacttgagtcaacattaaataatttcatgaaataagtacataattgctggaaaataacaacattaataataattattgaaatattgcatttatttaccgtaaacttacctcgatacaaaatacgatcaaatctagcaacttagtcctcaacctttttctttccccggtctaactctggatttcgttcctcttgatctataatagaaaatttagcttatttaatactcacattcatcaaaacagtccttgactcgaactttggaaaaattatgattttgcccctaaacttttacatatttacacttttgccccaaagctcggaaattaaatttcatcccttattcttatgtttcaTGATATGCTGAACCTCTTTCCcatctatggcaacatcaaattcccactctaacaattacttatgaacattaggtatttttaccgattatgtcgttttactcattttcacttataatttcctagcaaaagttgtttaacataatttcaaacttcatattctaccataaaacaccaaaacaaacacacctatgggtatttttcgaactatgaaccctaacatgaattaatggtagaataagttaaaccgagctacgaggactccaaaaacataaaaaaaattaaaaacggggcttggatgcacttactattagcttgagaaagtgaagaaaccctagctatggagtcccTTGAAGTTTCAGCccttatggaagaagatgagcacattttgccaactttttcccttttaattctttttattaccaaatgactaaaatgcccttcattaaaaatttagttatttttatctatgcatgcccatttttgttcatgaaaatctaatggtctaattaccatttaaggacctctacttcaattatgcacttttattaaatcatttatcatctaaagctcatatttacccacttttgcaatcaaaccctaatatgcaatttagacatgcaatcgctgaaatttcttatcggtattctaacacatgcatccaatcaatcaataaatcataaaaattaatcacaataaacttttctatctcaaattcatggtttcgcaaccactattccatttaggccctattttgggatgTTATATAAGGCTTTGTCAATTAAGAGGTAATGATTCCATGATTTGGTCTTTTGATAATAAAGGAAAGTTCAATAGTACTTCTGGATACAAGGAATTGAAAGAAAGCATTAAGGACAAGGCAATTAAGGAAAGTAATAAAGGGAAATGGAGTACGACACAAGTAGGGAGGAAGATGGTAAATACTCCTAGATCTTTCTTACAAAAATCTCATCCTAGAACAATAGGtgtaattattacaaatttttgCAAAACAGGTCATAAATTGAAGAGGTAAGAAGGTTGTTATAATTAGGGTTTGGTTATATTCTAAGTCCACTTTGAATAGCTAATGATTGGAATATTAAGAATTCACTAACttaatggaaaatgaaaaaaaatataattttacaataattatttaaattaattcacagTTTCAACAGCAACAACAATGGCAACACACCTATGCcatcaatattatattttatcaatcaAGATAACAAATTCACACATTATTATCTATACATATTCCCTTAATTTTTTGCCTAATACTCATTTGGATTTTCAAGCTCGAGAGTTGATGTTATCTCATATCCCATTGAGACATAATATTTCACAAATCGATTCCCAGCAAGGAGTCGAGGTGCTTGAACCTTTGCGTTAATCAGTTCCTTTTCGCAATTAGCAATTTCAGGACCTATAACAGCTACATCATAGTTTGCGGTTTGGGGATCTTCAACCAATTCtgaacataccatttcaaacgATAAGATTGCATATTTGTAAGCCTCAACGCACATATTAAGAGCTTTCAAAGCCTGGGGAGAACCTGGtttcttaattatttcattatataaattCAACGTTGCCTTGGCATTTGCTGCTCCTAATTTCATAATGAGGGTTCCTAGTTGGGTTGTATCCATTGCCGCAATAACTTCGGGAGTGGAAAGTGCTTTCAGACAAAACCTGCGATTTTGAATTGCCTTGCCATTGCATAAATTTTCTACTAGTTGTGATGAAGGTACCGAAAGGGAAATATTAGCATTTGGAATAATTGCAGTTGTTGGCAAAGAAGAAAACGAAAAGATAGataagaaaataactaaaactaagCATAACTTATTTGGAGGAGCCATTGTCGTGTTGATTATGATacaaagatatttttaattacaaatttcgatcttgtgatttttcaatttcttttactaCTTTTTATAAAGGTAAAACAAATCTATTTTTGGATAAGTCTTAGAAACAATAACAtacattattatcaattataacaataaagttattttacaatttgttaacaaaactaatttagtaatttatttactaatataagtGTTTGACTGtacaattatattgttttttctCTTGTTGTTGGATTTTTTGGTTGCAATCAAGTTTTCTTTTGGTGTATAAATAAAACTAACCAACTTTACTAAATAAATTAGTCTCcatccaattttaaaaactattggAGCAGAATAGGGGCTGACGGTTTGCAGGCACAATTTGCATCCAAGCCTCTTCTGTAGCAGGGAAATCCCTAACTACATGAACTAAATCTTTTGTTTCATGGTGACAAATCTGACAAGATGACTGTGACCAATGCCCTTCCGTAACCAATCCAAATAGTTAGAAGATGTATTTCAAACATAAGgcataagaaaaaaatgaacacGTTGAGGTTCTTGAAAATTCTTTACGACCAACCACCTTTTGTCTTTTCTATTCCATATATCCTCCGTTATCGGTCGGTAAGCACTCTTGACCAAAAAGGACCCAACTGAGGTGCGCACCCAATTGATTTTATCAGGCCCAACCAAAGGGTGGTGATGAGGATACAACTCTTTTATCAATATCCTTTGGAAACCTAACTCTAAAAAGTTCTAGATTCCACATCCCATCCACAGTTACTATGTCACAAAGTAAACAATCCATCAGAAGATTGATTTGTAAAGGCACATTATTTGATGAACACCAACAATAGATAGAATTCCCGGTCCAAACAGACCAATATAAAGTTTCTCTCGATATGGGTCGTACCTTAGCAAGTCCTCTCCATACAACTGAACACATTACTCATGCAATATTTTTGAGCACCCTCACCCTCATTCCATTGATTTCATCAACTAAAAGGAGCTTCAGTATTTTCAAAGGATGTTCAGAACCAATAACAAGATGTCTAGACAAGTGACTCTTATAGGTTGAATTGTACTATTTTGCCAAGCTTATAGAAATCttaatagtttaaataaaacCCCATGTTATTCcctaaaagtaaaaaggttCTTGTTTTTCTATGTGCGCCAAGCTATTAAAAATAGTAACTAGAACAAAAGATCCCCACACATGACATCCACACTGAATATCATAAATTAGTCTCCATCCAGTCTTGAAAACAATTAGAGCAGAATCGGGGCTATCGGTTTGCTAGCATAATCTGCATCCAAGCATCTTTTATAGCAGGGAAATTCTAAGCACATGAACTAGATCTTTTGTATCATGGTGACACATCTGACAAGACGTACAATGACTAATACCCTTTCGTATCCATTCCGAATAGTTAGAAGTTGTATTTCAAACTTAAGTCATAAGAAAAAACGAACACGTTGAGGTCCTTGAAAATTCCTTACGACTAACCACCTTTTGTCTTTTCTATTCAATATATCCTCCATTATCGATCAATAAG
This sequence is a window from Gossypium raimondii isolate GPD5lz chromosome 5, ASM2569854v1, whole genome shotgun sequence. Protein-coding genes within it:
- the LOC105770806 gene encoding uncharacterized protein LOC105770806, with protein sequence MAPPNKLCLVLVIFLSIFSFSSLPTTAIIPNANISLSVPSSQLVENLCNGKAIQNRRFCLKALSTPEVIAAMDTTQLGTLIMKLGAANAKATLNLYNEIIKKPGSPQALKALNMCVEAYKYAILSFEMVCSELVEDPQTANYDVAVIGPEIANCEKELINAKVQAPRLLAGNRFVKYYVSMGYEITSTLELENPNEY